One window from the genome of Candidatus Omnitrophota bacterium encodes:
- a CDS encoding peptidoglycan-binding domain-containing protein, with protein MKKFVFIVLALVVSISLFSCAKKEQSLTEMQEPLSIEELGNQGYVSTPETTSKTATPAVTIVPVETKTELPLPPTTFKPTVEEIQTALKNSGYYTGLADGKKGPMTKKAIEDFQRANNLEVDGKVGPKTWALLSQHLNPASVSSTSKKKR; from the coding sequence ATGAAGAAGTTCGTATTTATCGTTTTAGCCTTAGTAGTGAGCATTTCTCTGTTTAGCTGCGCTAAAAAAGAGCAGTCCCTTACAGAAATGCAAGAACCGCTTTCCATAGAGGAATTAGGTAACCAGGGTTATGTTTCAACGCCCGAAACAACTTCTAAAACCGCTACACCCGCAGTAACAATAGTTCCGGTTGAGACAAAAACAGAACTGCCCTTGCCGCCTACAACCTTTAAGCCCACGGTTGAAGAGATTCAGACCGCGCTTAAGAATTCCGGTTACTATACGGGATTGGCGGATGGCAAAAAGGGACCCATGACCAAGAAGGCAATTGAGGATTTCCAGAGGGCAAATAATCTGGAAGTTGACGGTAAAGTCGGGCCTAAGACCTGGGCCTTATTGAGCCAGCATCTTAACCCCGCGTCCGTTTCGTCTACGTCCAAGAAAAAAAGATAA